The Malus domestica chromosome 17, GDT2T_hap1 genome contains the following window.
taatcattaatgtataagTCTGAAAGAAGTGAAAGCATAATTTACGTTCATAATTGCATCCTCAACGCTAAAACGATGGTTACatggtcgtttagatttttaaaactctccaaatctcatgaatagtgttttttatttgagtgcaaaattaataataattattgtagaagtgtgaaaatgtaatcactcgtaatgaaaagctttacaactttcatgaagaggtcaactccgaaatttagtattatgttttacattttgtggggtcaaattatgtttttcattttcatttttattgatttaaattttttttttaactggtAACAGGTTtggtcatattacctgataatattagCGGGTTGATTTCgggttgggtcatattacctgtttactttaacaggtattacacgacacgacctgttaaacATCGGGTATAATACGAAAACAACACGAACACGAGAAACACGACACAAATGCCAGGTCTAGCGTCGACTCTGGCTTTGGCTAGAGTCGGTTGCcactcttctcttcctcctcctgtTTTCTCCCCGTATCCCCTTCTCTGCCTTCCTCTTTCttatgttcttcttcttcttcttttctttttgcttctcCCAATGCTTCTTCCTTTTTTCCTGCTCTCCTTTTCCAATATGGCCATTTCTTCCTACCCCCAGCGGCGTTCCTTCTTGCCCCTCTCTGCACCCACTTCCAAACCACGacttgttgttgttgtgataTTTCAAGATGGTGAATAGAGTTCTAGTGTTCCCACCGGCTCGGGTGTTCCACACCACCACTTTCTCATTGTCTCTACCTTTTCCGGCAGTGTTGTTCGCGGGTTGCCACGAACTTCATCTTGATAGTTGGCTTCTTCCAATCACTTGCTAGCTATCCTTTCTTTGTGGCTGTGCTCAGGACGTTAATTGATGTGCGATGCTGCAATTGATATGGCGATGCTTGGCTGTGGACAAGGACTTGGTCGGATCGAGAACATCGGCGAAAGTAGTAGAATTGTCTGGTGTCTGTAACCTCTTTTGTGTGTTTTGGGCTTCAACTACTGGTTGGCCATTTGTAGTTTGTCTTTTTTGGCCCATGTTTTGCTTGTTTATGTGTGATCTTTGGGCCTTGGGTTTCCTTTTGTGTATCTTTTAGTTGTAATAAATGTGAAGAAgcctttttccaaaaaaaaaaaaaaacaaagagataaagaattacaacaacaacaacaacaaagtcttttcccactaagtggggtcggctatgtgaATCTTAGAaagccattgcgctcggtttaaAGGGATAAagaattagatttttaaaaaaaattaatagagaTGCTCCGGTGCGGTTTCTTCGGTTCTTGAGAATTAGAAACCAGAATTGGAACCATTTTAAACTAGTTCGGTTCAGTTTTGGTCCAAGTTTGAACGGTTTTGGTGAACTtggttttttatgatttttttcatctaattcggttcggtttcacaGTTTCTCGATTTTTATGCCCACCCCTACAAGCATCTAAAGGATGTTCATAATTCAGAAGcactaaaaatatatataacaatGTTTCTGCTTACCTTTCAAATGTTAATATTTTTCATTGATGTGAAATTGCATACAAAGACAAGTACAGCAAGCATACTACCATGAACGAATTTGATTCCGAAAAATCTAATAGTTGTAGACCATAATACAAGTATCCCATTGTCAAACCTGTAAACTTAACAAAGAATACAACTCAAACATGTAATGTGCTCCCTCTGGTAGCTATTTTATTCGGTTGCAAAGAACCATCTATACAAGCGCAAGGTTCTCTTTCGAAATCTGCATCCTGCAAATTCAGACTCACAGTAGTTCCATCAGTTATGTGAACACTGCGATGAATTACGAATGATTAATCTGTATCCTTTTCCAAACCAGTTGAAGGATGGTAAGATGTGGAAGATATATCTGTTCATCGAATGAGCTTTCCCGAACAATCATCCTTTCTGCACAAGGTGCTCGACATCTCCTAGTTCCACTTGACCTCCTTTCTGATCATGTTCAGTTTGAAAAAGCGACTCAATCTGCTCCAATGACTTTCCTTTGGTTTCTGGAACACAGGTGTGGACAAATACGACAGAAAGAGCAGCGACTGCAGAAAAGATAAAGAATGTTCCACCAAATGAAATTGCATTGGAAACTGAGAGAAAAGACATGGCAACCAGGCCACTGGACACCCTATTACCCACTCCTCCGAGTGCTGCTGCTTGCGCACGCACCCTTAGAGGGAAGATTTCAGATGTCAAAACCCAGCAAACAGGTCCAATTCCAACAGAGAAGAAGGCTACATTTCCGCATACGGATAAAATTGCCATTGCAACGCCAAACTGTCCTTTCCCAAGAAAAGAGAGAGtaaatcctaaactgaataaaCAAATCGTCATTCCAATCGTGCTGACATAGAGCAAGGGCTTTCTTCCGAGCTTGTCTATAAGAAGAATAGCGACCATTATAAAAACAGTCTTTGTGACACCCACTGCAACAGTTGCAGCAAGtacattttgtttattttttattcctgCTTCTTGGAAGATTTCGGGGCTGTAGTACACAGTCGCATCTATTCCTGTTATCTGTTGAAAACATTGAATTCCAAAACCTGTGATAAGCATCCGACGAAGTGAAGGAGATGGATTCATTAGTTCACTCGTCACGCTTTTCTCCTCATACTTCCCCGCACTAGAATTGTCAGCGGCTGCTAGTATTTCATTCAGTCTGTCCTCCACCTCACTTTCTTTCTCATTTGTTTTCATCAACACTGATCTTGCCTCGTCAACACGGTTCTGAAGGACCAACCACCTTGGAGACTCGGGGATTACGAAAAGTGCAAAACCAATGAAAATTGAAGGCGTGATTCCTACTGCAAGCATTATCCTCCAGTTTATATGTGCCGGAAGACCAGAAAATGCATAGTTTGAGACGTAGCCGAGTAAAATTCCCAGATTTATAAATATTTCTGGGAATGAGGTGAGTGAGCCTCTGTCAATGGTGGGTGATATCTCAGCGATATAAACAGGGGCAATCATGACACCAAAGCCAATTCCAACGCCCGCAAAGAGTCTTCCAATCATCAATATTTCAAATGAAGGAGCAAGGGTCATTGTAGCTGCACCTGCTTGAAAGACAACAGCAGCCAAGGCCATGGTCCACTTCCTACCAATGATATCTGATGTTTTACCGCCGGCTAAACTACCGAAAAGCGAAACAATGCTCAAAATCCCAACAAGAACTTCTTCTTGTACCTCGGTTATCTTTAAATCTTCCTGAATGAATATGATAGCTCCACTCATGACACCTACATCTGCCGattcaaacaaaaaatataattaaacacaTATCTTCAGAATCACCTTATTCGAACAATTTAAAAATTAGGGTACTTGCGAACTGGTATAAACATCATCATTTTTGTTTACTAATCTGTTGCAAGGAGGAGTTACAAGATTGATGAAGTTAGGAAGACGGTTGCCTTGTGGTGAATGGAAACTTATTAGACCCGAAAATTTTAATAGGGACTACCAGCAAATAAATCACATAGCACTACCAGCAAGCTTAGGAATTATTCATAAAAGGGAACAGTAGATTCTTAAAGCAATTAGGCACTACAGTTAACCAAACAAAGCAGATCATAACAGAACGTACATGCCAATTAACAACGTCCACCGACAGCAGCAACTTCCTATAACAATACCAGACAGAGCTCACCTCTCTCCGCACAAGTTCGAATTCTCCTCCCCGTAGTTTAGATTAAGTAATTAGAATATCGCTCGAATAGATAAACAAACGCACAGAGCAGACATTATCGCGCGCACGAACAGATGTACATACACAAATACATAATTACATACAAAAATACACACATTTCTATAGATACATGTACAGatacacatccatacataaaaGGTAAAGCATGTAGTTACCATAGCCAAGAAGAACAGAGTTGAGAGAGGCAAAAATGGCGCAGGCGAGGACATATTTCCTGGTTTTTTTGCTCCTGATTTGTTGAAGGTGGTGGCGAGAAGCACCATCCTCGTTTTCCTCTGTGAGCTCGACCTCGGGCTCAGAATCCATCCTCTTGTACTTGTTCTTGGTTCCCAATGGAATCCCAGACATACCCATTTCTCCATTTCCAATTTCTGGAACACCCACCAACCCCATCTCGATTTTCTTTCTGAATCTCTCTGTTTCTGAACAGAAAACTCAACGAACAGAGCACAAGTCAGATGTTTTTTggggggtttggtttggtttggtttggtttccgTTTGACTGCCCAATACTTGGAGACTAGAGGAAGAGATCCATGGGATTGGCTTGAGTTTTAGATctgaaacaaaaattaattaattaatttatgataaatagaaaaataaaaattgagacGCGGGCAAAGGTGGGACCTTTCTTTTTGCAATGCAAGAAAGAAAACCCACTTGCGGCAATTTTACATGTGCGACCGATTTACCGTCACAAGACCTCGACCTCTCACTTAATCAGGCTCAGCTGCTCAGATGGCGCTTTCCAGGTGACAGCTGTGCAGATTGTCTGTAAAATATTAGATATTTTTGTGCTCTCATTTCTAATACAATGTGGAAAAGGATTTCTCGTTGTTTCGTTCATTCTCAAATATACAACGTGTAGTGAGTATGTAAATTACATATAATGAAATTAATCCAAACAATGAATCTAATCTCGAAGAGCGATCTCACTAATATGGTCGTTGGTTCTCATAAGAGCAAGTTGTATAAAACAATTTTACAATCACCTGACAATATATTATTAGATCAGAATGTCACGTggtgatgaaattatatattaagTACTCGTCTCATTGTTCTAAGGTTCTGTACAAGTCTCATTTGTTTTAAAGCGATGTTATCCACACGTTTATTTTTACATCCCTCGAACTCtgttaatttatgttatttgatcttcttcaattcattcgagtGAAATTTGAGAAAAATGTGTAAATAGCACCacctttattttatattttacctCAAGTGTTTAACACAATAGTTAATTTAAATCATACCCAATAAGTTGGATCTtccaattttttctttctttgtgacACATCTAGAAGACAAGCACCACCATAACAGACAAGACAACATTCATACCCAATAAAATGAAAAGACAATGTAATATTCTTAGTTTGCACTAATTATTAAGTGGCTTAGTGGCATGCACCTCTTTTGGGTAAAGATTTCATTTTCTTATCCAACaagttaaatttaatttaaaacttaTTACAATTGAAATTTTTACAAAATCGAGAATATTGATAAATCATCTGCCACCATATAATCTACCATCACCAATTGAGGGAGATTTTCATTGATTGGCGTAAACACGACCCAACTAATGGCCAACCATGTTAGAACGTATCAGAACTCTACAAATACAAAATTTGAAGAGATAAAGGACCCCGATCAATTACGTAAATTGTCACTCTATATTATGTTCGATTCTTATCCAAGCACAATGTAATCTTATCTAGATTTTTTTTACGCAATTACCTTCCCACTCttgtatttcatttttttctttgcatTACACAATTTCAATTTACGCATGGTATTTTTATTCTCTTGATTCACGTACTCGCATTACAATCGTTTGATTAGAATCAAAGCCTAAACAAAAATCACACATATCTTGTCTACGTCGCCGGTCGACCAATCTAGACCAAAGCTAGAGCATGTACGCAAAATAAAAAGTCAGAAAATCCTTCAAGGCCGCCAAATCCGAACGGATGGAGGGAAACAATCTGATCTCTAGATTAGCCATAGGTTAATATTTAAATTCTTTATTAacctttctttttctccttttttttttttttggtttaactTTATTAACCTTAGTTGAGGAGAAGACAGGTGTTAAAAAATAGGGTGTGTGGTAGCAAAGGCCCCTGAACTTTACCTCATGTTTAGTTTTCGTCTCTGAACTCTTATATTAGTTTCTCGTGTCCTCCAATTTAACTCCGTGTTGCACAATTGGTCATTCTGTCAAATATGTTATATTTTCTGTTAAATTTAAGGGTATAATGGTCTTTTTAAGTTATGAATTCTAAGATTCCCAATATGTGAATTATATACCTTTCTAGATTAATTTTCCCgtaaaaaaaaagcttattgTGATATGCTTTTGCCCCAAAAAAAAAGTCCAATTGTGATATGCAATTTTCCTATTTAATCCAATTGTTTATCATATGAGTTAACAACGTAGTGTTGCCTTAAGGAGTCGTCTTTTAGTGATGTATAAACTAGTTGTTTATCTTATACAATTTTTTGGCATAACTCAAGAGTTATCTaagtttaataataataataataataataataataataatagattAATACTAAAACAACAAAGTGTGCTAAAGATCACCGAAAGTATCGATAACATAACAACTTCATCAAAAGTACCAAcattaccaaaataaaaataccaGCCTTACCAAAATACAAAGTTTACTACACAAAATACGTACCAATTCTACAACCACATAAAAGATGATTTATGCTACAAAAAGGAAGTTCCAAAAACAACATCAGTGATCCCATTGATCATGCCCAATTTTTATCCCCAGCATGATTTCCgttgttttttcttcttaaaaccGTGGTTGTGATTATGATGTCCTTGCTCCATTTCCTTTTGCAATTGATGATGAGATCTCTTTGTCTTTCTCAGTTGAAACCTAGAcatcatatgcatcatatacatTACGAATCCTTCTATAGTCACCAATACATCCCAAATCATTTTAGAAGCACACTTACTGGTTTTTGTGTTGCTTGTTTGCCCTTTCCTTTTGTTATACCACAACCTTTTGGTTTCCCTATCCCTGTAGAAGGGTTTGGCCCATTGATTTGATGAAAGTGATCACTATAACCCTACACAAAGcaaataaagtaaaaatattagaAATAGTGCTTCacaaagcaaaagaaattaaagaAGCAATTGTATATACCTGAGCTCCCTCTTGGATGTTAGAAGAGCTATTTTCCCCTTCTTTTTTATGACTTAACCTATTATGTCCTCGTTGGCCACAAATTCCACACTTTACCTTTACAAATATTCTTTTTAGCTTTGCAGGAGGTGGAATATAATCTGGTGGGATGGGGTTTGGAGGGGGTGGAGTAGGTGCTTGAACCTCACCTACCTCTTtagttcttgacatttttggcCTTCTAGGTTGCTTCTTGTATGGAGGAGGGCTAATTGCAGGCAAACCAGTTTTCTTCCACTGATCCATAGATGGAACCGGGTGAACAATGGGATCATATGAAATCAAGTAAGCCTCTTGCTTATAGCAATCATGTGTATAGTCACACACATTTTCATCTGTAGAAAAAATGCAAGAAATAGCATGGGGGCATGGGATCCCACACAAATCCCATCTTCTGCAAGAGCATGTTTTTTCTTTCAGATCCACAACAAACTCAGCCTTATACATATGTTGTACTAAGAACTTCTTGTCCCCAGCCATTATAGGAATGCATTGACTAGCTCCTAACTTGTTCTTCTCAATGATTTTGAAGATCCTAGGTCCAATTGGATGCTTCCAATGCCTAGCTGCAATTCTTCTATTAGCCATCCTTAACATGATATATACCATAATTCTCTCAAAGCATGTTAATATTGCCTTGTCTCTTGCATCTAGAATGCGAGAGTTAAACGATTCACATAGGTTATTCAACAAAATATCACACTTGAAGTGCAATGCAAAATAAGCTCTACTCTAATTTTGTGGAGGCCTTTTCTGAATCCAAATCCAAGCTTTTTCATCCTGTTGTTTCATCTTTTCCATCTCTACATCAAACCATGGAATAGTATTGGATGTTGCTAAGGCCCACAATGTATTCTTCAATGCAAGTCCTGGGTGCGATGCTTTAAAGTTGTTATATAGATGTCTCCAACACATTCTATGCTCAGTTGTTGGAAGGACACTCTGAATGGCAGGAATGAGTCCTTTTTGCTTGTCACTTATAAACACCCAAGCTGCCCCATTCTCAATATTTAAATCAGCTTTCAAAAGTTCAAGGAACCAAATCCATGAACTCTTATTTTCAATTTCCACTATAGCATAAGCAATTGGAAACATACCATTATTCCTATCAACTCCAACAGCGGTTAAAATTTGACCCGTGTATGGTCCTTTCAAGTGGCAACCATCCACACCAATCACAGGTCTACACCCCTCCAAAAAACCTTTCTTACAAGCTTCTAAGCACACGTACATTCTACGGAAAACTGGTTGATCGCCCTCCATCTTATTACTTATAACCATTGTGCTTCCTTTATTAGCCACCTTTAGTTGTTCTGCATAGTCCCATAACCTAGCATATTGTTCTTTATAGCTATCTTCAATAATCAACTTGGACAACCTCTTTGCTCTGTATATTTGATGCCTGCTAACATTCATACGGTACTAATCTAATACCTCCGACTTAAATGCTCCGACATTCCAGTGAGGATTTTTCTTGATCTTGTCAGCAAACTTTTCAACTAGCCACTTTGAATTAGCAAACTTTAGCTTACCAACTTTCCCACAATGATGATCTAAGCAAAGAGTCTTGATTGCAAAAGTGGGCTCATCTGAATCTATGATGGAAGCAAATATAGTGAACGGGCACTTCGTTTTCTTATTTCCAACACACTTTGCTCTCACACTAATTTTATCATCTTTTACAAATTTGACTTCTCGTCCGTTGATAATAGCCCACTCCTTTATAGCTTCTTTCACCTCTGCTTTATTGGCGAATTGCATTCCCAATCGAAATTCTGGATTTCTCAAATCTGTGTCTCTCCTCCACTGTTTAAAACTCGGTAATTTCCTTTTCCTCTTCTTAGATAATTTATTAAAGTTTTGTTCACCTTCCTCTTCATCACTACCAGAATAAGGAATATCAATGTCTTCACCATCAGATGAAATCTCCCCTGTAGCTTCATTAGGAAGATGAAAATCAAgaactttgttgatgcacaaaatcagcgaggactttggtacaacagaaagtgtcaggttttgtgactttcgcttggttgcttcggtcactagtgaggataagtacgtaaatgaatagagatagagaagcaaacacaggatgtacgtggttcacccagattggctacgtccacggagtaaaggagttctcattaattgtgaagggtttacacaaatacataggttcaagctctggtttagtgagttctagtgaatagtttagtacaaaatgacattagagattattgtgggagaatgatccctatttatagaggagagtttctagttttgttctaacatcgacacgtgtcgtgttgtgattggcttctgatgttgacacgtgtcgagctgtgattggcttctgatgtcgacacgtgtcgcattgtgattagcctcctggttgaagggaagctcttctaggTCATTGactgtataacgttgaccggtgctcagtagtttcgggattggtcaagtatggtacaaacagtgctcccctaagttcccgagtgagggaagctcctcggttggggacttgcaagatccaagccgctgagtaatcacgaaacttctaagtactgaggtgtggtatcgtcttcacttgcctgatctttctcataggtagatgtgacatcttctctagaagtacgcTTCCTCCATTCAGGGGTGGTGTCCTTAACCGgtagagatgcacaaggtaaggtatcaatttcacttgaagcttacttgtagtttcgggcttggtcaagtgcgatacaaaccctatagtagaagtcccccaagtcgccgagctaggagatctgtcGAAGGAAGCAACCGACAAGGTAAACAGTCAggcttccaagcaagcaacccaggatcagaggttcgacttcggcttccggttgattgttctccttctccttgtctctcattcagctgccaggataaggagaaacaaatggataagagatgatatgagatacttttgcttttgaagaaataactttccacaggcttattcttgaactgtactggagggttttctggttccctccagagtataaggccgactcaagaatttgagggtcaaaacaagtccatcaaatctagagtatgatcgactctgatgatatgggatactcttgctgttgacaaagtagtgaaTGTGGTATGGCGAGGTTTTGCTATTCGGCGGCGGTGCTAGtgaaaggttgttgaagcttctcgtgTTGTAGCGATCTGTTTTAGCTcatcgttgaaccttctgcttcaatcttttgcctggcagaagtggtgtgtaacctttgtatttaaatggtccttcagaacatttcttcctagtgactcatccacgcttggcagcttcagtgtaaagagccaatatctgatcaactgtcatgaggtatttgccagtggaattcgtgaccttgacagcagttgaggatgattactcgagagcaatgttgagtaagcaaccaggcaaaggtctcaggcagtcagttccagattggaggtttgatttcagattccgactgactgctctctttccccttgtcctgcaggtgtggacaaggacaaatacaaggataaggagaaagcatgatatgggatactcttgctttcaaccttgatgatatgagatactcttgtttttggtgtggcttatttgctgaggtattatcggggggaaataaagctgagtatttcgagaagttatgttgagggtgctttctcgaatgcgagaaagagTTAAGCATTTtcgcaggtttgcctgtccttagaggagggaggtcgacgtatatagggatttcccaatagcaagtagtaatgctattcatttacccttcttggtcacagcaatgtagtggaagctggcagcttcacgtgttttaactttgtcagagcactttgaaaaaagtggtgtgtggtatctggaaagctgatgtcacgtgtgaagattacagacaagccttatctaaggaaatctggctctcgaagttctgagagatgtgcctcttcggttttcgaacaagcaatcccgtcgaggatctgactct
Protein-coding sequences here:
- the LOC103405675 gene encoding probable polyol transporter 4 yields the protein MGLVGVPEIGNGEMGMSGIPLGTKNKYKRMDSEPEVELTEENEDGASRHHLQQIRSKKTRKYVLACAIFASLNSVLLGYDVGVMSGAIIFIQEDLKITEVQEEVLVGILSIVSLFGSLAGGKTSDIIGRKWTMALAAVVFQAGAATMTLAPSFEILMIGRLFAGVGIGFGVMIAPVYIAEISPTIDRGSLTSFPEIFINLGILLGYVSNYAFSGLPAHINWRIMLAVGITPSIFIGFALFVIPESPRWLVLQNRVDEARSVLMKTNEKESEVEDRLNEILAAADNSSAGKYEEKSVTSELMNPSPSLRRMLITGFGIQCFQQITGIDATVYYSPEIFQEAGIKNKQNVLAATVAVGVTKTVFIMVAILLIDKLGRKPLLYVSTIGMTICLFSLGFTLSFLGKGQFGVAMAILSVCGNVAFFSVGIGPVCWVLTSEIFPLRVRAQAAALGGVGNRVSSGLVAMSFLSVSNAISFGGTFFIFSAVAALSVVFVHTCVPETKGKSLEQIESLFQTEHDQKGGQVELGDVEHLVQKG
- the LOC139193460 gene encoding uncharacterized protein, translating into MNVSRHQIYRAKRLSKLIIEDSYKEQYARLWDYAEQLKVANKGSTMVISNKMEGDQPVFRRMYVCLEACKKGFLEGCRPVIGVDGCHLKGPYTGQILTAVGVDRNNGMFPIAYAIVEIENKSSWIWFLELLKADLNIENGAAWVFISDKQKGLIPAIQSVLPTTEHRMCWRHLYNNFKASHPGLALKNTLWALATSNTIPWFDVEMEKMKQQDEKAWIWIQKRPPQN